In one window of Henckelia pumila isolate YLH828 chromosome 1, ASM3356847v2, whole genome shotgun sequence DNA:
- the LOC140876021 gene encoding expansin-A7-like, with amino-acid sequence MGSLLHSWILVSFFLVSAFVREATSAGYSTPGFQPSAWGNAFATFYGDDSGNGMGGACGYGNVYSTGYGANTAALSTVLFKNGYGCGQCFQLQCATSKWCIRGSGTTVTATNLCPPNWSQDSNNGGWCNPPRTHFDMSRAAFTKIAQMQAGIVPVTFRRVPCIRTGGLRFNFQGNGYWLLVYVMNVAGGGDVSSMWVKGTKTAWISMSHNWGASYQAFATLGGQALSFKITSYTNHETVIAYNVAPANWQAGMTYGCNINFH; translated from the exons ATGGGTTCTTTGCTGCATTCATGGATCCTCGTTAGCTTCTTCCTGGTGTCGGCTTTCGTTCGCGAAGCAACGTCGGCCGGATATTCGACTCCAGGGTTTCAACCTAGTGCATGGGGCAACGCCTTTGCGACATTCTATGGAGATGATTCCGGAAATGGAATGG gggGAGCTTGTGGATATGGGAACGTGTACAGCACCGGGTATGGGGCAAACACGGCGGCATTGAGCACAGTTCTGTTCAAAAACGGTTACGGGTGCGGGCAGTGTTTCCAGCTGCAGTGCGCCACCTCCAAGTGGTGCATCAGAGGCTCCGGCACCACCGTCACCGCCACCAACCTCTGCCCTCCGAATTGGTCGCAGGACTCCAACAACGGCGGCTGGTGCAACCCCCCACGCACGCACTTCGACATGTCTAGGGCTGCTTTCACCAAGATTGCACAGATGCAGGCTGGCATTGTACCCGTCACCTTCCGCAG GGTACCGTGTATTCGGACCGGGGGCCTCCGATTTAACTTCCAGGGCAACGGGTACTGGCTGCTGGTGTACGTGATGAACGTGGCCGGGGGCGGGGACGTGTCGAGCATGTGGGTGAAGGGGACCAAGACAGCGTGGATAAGCATGAGCCACAACTGGGGAGCTTCGTATCAAGCATTCGCGACGCTCGGAGGCCAAGCTCTTTCTTTCAAGATCACTTCTTACACTAACCATGAAACTGTTATTGCATACAACGTTGCACCTGCTAACTGGCAAGCTGGAATGACTTATGGCTGTAATATAAACTTCCATTGA
- the LOC140884973 gene encoding B-type cell cycle switch protein ccs52A-like gives METASTSTSFTEPKTPAKTAATELLHSSYRRPSSSRTICGDRFIPSRSSSYFALFDLPNSNSDPSSDDSNSAYVSLLKSALFGPECVGAATGFHPSTPDKSFLPGRFGGSSHSNYLHASPTNCNIFKYKTETRKSLHSLLPFGFDDHLPGISHSSVKVPRKVPRSPCKVLDAPALQDDFYLNLVDWSSQNVLAVGLGNCVYLWHASSCKVVKLCELGLDDSVCSVGWAYCGRNLAVGTNSGKLQLWDASCCKRIKTMEGHQFRVGALAWSSSLLSSGSRDKSILQHDVRARDDYVSRLSGHKSEVCGLKWSCDNRELASGGNDNRLFVWNHHSAQPVLKFSEHTAAVKAIAWSPHIHGVLASGGGTADRCIRFWNTTTNSQLGRMDTGSQVCNLVWSKNVNELVSTHGYSQNQIIVWRYPTMSKLATLTGHTYRVLYLAISPDGQTIVTGAGDETLRFWNVFPSPKSQNTETEIGASSLGRTQIR, from the exons ATGGAAACCGCAAGTACGAGCACATCCTTCACAGAGCCCAAAACTCCAGCGAAAACCGCGGCCACCGAGCTTCTCCACTCGTCTTATCGCCGTCCCTCATCCTCCCGCACAATATGCGGTGACCGCTTCATCCCGAGCCGATCCTCTTCTTATTTTGCCCTCTTTGATCTCCCGAATTCTAATTCCGATCCCTCTTCTGATGATTCGAATTCTGCTTATGTTTCCCTTTTGAAGTCTGCCCTTTTTGGCCCAGAATGCGTGGGTGCTGCTACTGGGTTTCATCCATCGACTCCGGATAAATCTTTTCTCCCGGGAAGATTTGGCGGTAGTAGTCATAGTAACTATCTGCATGCTAGTCCTACAAATTGCAACATTTTCAAGTACAAAACAGAGACCCGGAAATCTTTGCATTCGCTTTTGCCGTTCGGGTTTGATGATCACCTTCCTGGGATTTCTCATAGTTCTGTTAAGGTTCCCAGAAAAGTCCCGAGGTCTCCATGCAAA GTTTTGGATGCACCTGCACTACAAGATGATTTTTATCTGAACCTTGTAGACTGGTCTTCGCAAAATGTGTTGGCCGTCGGGTTGGGAAACTGTGTTTATCTATGGCATGCTTCTAGCTGCAAG GTAGTGAAGTTGTGTGAATTGGGGCTTGATGATAGCGTGTGTTCGGTTGGCTGGGCATATTGTGGTAGGAATCTGGCTGTCGGTACTAACAGTGGAAAGCTACAG TTATGGGATGCCTCTTGTTGCAAGAGAATAAAAACTATGGAGGGGCACCAGTTTCGTGTCGGTGCCCTTGCCTGGAGTTCATCTCTTTTATCTTCCGGAAGCCGGGACAAGAGTATTCTTCAGCATGACGTACGAGCTCGGGATGACTATGTTAGCAGGTTAAGTGGGCATAAATCTGAG GTCTGTGGATTGAAGTGGTCTTGCGACAACCGTGAATTAGCATCAGGTGGAAATGACAATCGG CTTTTCGTATGGAACCATCATTCAGCTCAGCCAGTGTTAAAATTCTCTGAACACACTGCTGCCGTAAAAGCAATTGCGTGGTCTCCTCATATTCATGGAGTCCTTGCATCTGGAGGTGGCACTGCTGATCGATGCATTCGGTTCTGGAACACCACTACAAATTCACAATTGGGTCGTATGGATACCGGAAGCCAG GTATGCAATCTTGTGTGGTCGAAGAATGTCAATGAACTCGTGAGCACCCATGGATACTCTCAAAACCAAATTATTGTATGGAGATATCCTACTATGTCGAAG TTGGCAACTCTTACAGGCCATACATACCGGGTACTTTACCTTGCCATTTCTCCAGATGGACAG ACTATTGTGACCGGAGCAGGAGATGAAACGCTTAGATTCTGGAACGTGTTCCCTTCTCCCAAGTCTCAG AATACTGAAACTGAAATCGGAGCATCGTCTCTCGGGAGAACGCAGATTCGATGA